The proteins below come from a single Benincasa hispida cultivar B227 chromosome 4, ASM972705v1, whole genome shotgun sequence genomic window:
- the LOC120075156 gene encoding 40S ribosomal protein S11, with translation MAEQTEKAFLKQPKVFLSSKKSGKGKRPGKGGNRFWKSIGLGFKTPRDAIEGTYIDKKCPFTGTVSIRGRILAGTCHSAKMVRTIIVRRNYLHYVKKYQRYEKRHSNIPAHIAPCFRVKEGDHVIIGQCRPLSKTVRFNVLKVIPAGSSTGGKKAFTGI, from the exons ATGGCGGAACAG ACGGAGAAGGCTTTTCTGAAGCAGCCCAAGGTGTTCCTTAG CTCGAAGAAATCGGGGAAAGGAAAGAGGCCAGGAAAAGGAGGAAATCGGTTTTGGAAGAGCATTGGTTTGGGGTTCAAAACTCCGAGAGATGCAATTGAAG GAACCTATATTGATAAGAAGTGTCCATTCACTGGCACTGTTTCTATTAGGGGCCGTATACTTGCTGGTACCTGTCACAGTGCCAAGATGGTAAGAACCATCATTGTTAGACGTAATTATCTTCACTATGTGAAGAAATATCAAAG GTACGAAAAGAGACACTCTAACATTCCAGCACATATAGCTCCTTGCTTTAGAGTTAAAGAGGGAGACCATGTCATCATTGGCCAGTGCAG GCCGTTGTCGAAGACTGTGAGGTTTAATGTATTGAAAGTGATTCCTGCTGGATCATCCACAGGTGGCAAGAAGGCTTTCACAGGGATTTAA